A stretch of DNA from Triticum dicoccoides isolate Atlit2015 ecotype Zavitan chromosome 2A, WEW_v2.0, whole genome shotgun sequence:
tgcttctactgcaaaggaaatggtcactggaagcggaactgccccaaatacttggcggataagaaggatggcaaagtgaacaaaggtatatttgatatacatgttattgatgtgtacttcactagtgtttatagcaacccctcggtatttgatattggttcagttgctaagagtagtaactcgaaacaggagttgcaaaatgaacaaagactagttgagggcgaggtgacgatgtgtgttggaaatgattccaaggatgataagatcaccatcgcatactccctctaccttcgggattattattggaactaaataaatgttatttggtgtttgcgttgagcataaatatgattggatcatgtttgttccgatacgattattcatttaagtcaaagaataattgttgttctatttacatgaataaaaccttctatggtcttacatccaatgtaaatgTTTTACTGAATCTTGATCACAatgatacacataatattgatgccaaaagatgtaaagttgataatgataagtgcaacttatttgtggcactgccgtttagatcatattggtgtaaagtgcatgaagaaactccatactgatgggcttttgtaaTCACTTGATGCTTGAGAACCACCAGAACAATgtagcgagcaactgacttgttggaaataatacatactgatgtatgcgatccgataagtgttgaggctcgcggcaggtatcgttattttctgaccttcacagatgatttgagcagatatgggtatatctacttgatgaaacttaagtttgaaacatttgaaaagttcaaagaatttcagagtgaagtggaaaatcatcgtaacaagaaaataaagtttctacgatctgatcgcggagacgaatatttgagttacgggtttggtcttcatttgaaaaaaatatggaatagtttcgcaactcacgccacctggaacaccacagcgtaatggtgtgtccgaacgtcataaccttactttattagatatggtgcgatctatgatgtctcttaccgatttaccaatatcattttggggattatgcattagagacagctgcattcacgctaatagggcaccatctaaatccgttaagaggatagcatatgaactgtggtttagcaagaaacctaagctgtcgtttcttaaagtttggggctatgatgcttatgtgaaaaaacttcaacctgataagctcgaacccaaatcggagaaatgcgtcttcataggatacccaaaggaaactgttgggtacaccttctgtcacatATTCGAAGGCAAGTTatctgttgctaagaatggatcctttctagagaaggagtttctctcgaaagaagtgagtggaagaaaaatagaacttgatgaggtagttgtaccttctcccgaattggaaaatggttcatcacagaaatcagttccagtgatgcctaaaccaattagtgatgaagttaatgatgatgatcatgaaacttcagatcaagttactactgaacctcgtaggtcaaccagagtatgttacgcaccagagtggtacggtaatcctgttctggaagtcatgtcactagaccatgacgaacctacgaactatggggaagcgatgatgagtccagattccgcaaaatggcttgagaccatgaaatctgagatgggatccatgtatgagaacaaagtatggactttgattgacttgcccgatgaccggtgagccattgagaataaatggatcttcaagaggaagacagacgatgatagtagtgttactatctacaaagcttggatTGTcgtaaaatgttttcgacaagttcaaggtgttgaatacgatgagattttctcactcatatcgatgcttaaaagtctgtccgaatcatgtcagcagttgccacattttatgaaatctggcaaatggatgtcaaaactgcattccttaatggatttcttaaagaagagttgtatatgatgcaaccagaaggttttgtcaatcctaaaggtgctaacaaagtgagcaaactccagcgatccatctctggactggtgcaagcatctcggagctggaatatatgctttgataaagtgaacaaagcatatggttttatacagacttgtggtgaaggctgtatttacaagaaagtgagtgggagcactacaacatttctgataagtatatgtgaatgacatattgttgatcaaaaataatgtagaattttctgggaagcataaaggagtgtttgaaaggagttgaaCCTGACATTTTTATTCTTATATAAAAATAGAACAGagctctgtgttttcttcaaagtGGCGAACAAATCCCCGACCAAGAGAAAAATATAGACCAAGGGTGACGAGAGGTAGTGGCCATTGGCCAAGGTTCCACGTGGCCTAGGTGGGCTCGGACAGGGCGCGTGGAGGCCCTGTGCCCCTCTCTGGTCCATCTTCTAGCTCCAAGCTTCTTTCCACCAAAATAATTTACGGGATTTTCTGgctatttttggagttccataaaccGCTTTTTCTACAAGCACATTTTTAGCCTTGTTTTCCCGCCATATGGTAATTCCTGAGAATTCTCCTCTGTGTGTGTTTCATTCAAATTGAAGGGGAAACGACATTAGAATCGAGCAATAATGTGCAAAATATCATTAAGTAAAGAGTAAGTTATAATAAAAATagagatgaaaaatggatgtatcagtaaCCAACCCCCCTGCCCAGATAGTGGTGTATTCAGATCATCCACATTCATATACATTTCGACACACCAGACCTTTGCGCCCACATCCCTGTCTGACAACAAACTTCTATTTTACAACCTTGTCTATTGTAGCTGTGGGAACTAGAACAAGCTAttttattgtactccctccgttcaaatttgaactaaaaccacgacgagtaaatcagaacggagggagtatattgtatgtaccAACAATTTTAGTGTGTTGCACTGAGTCTGAGGTTGAACTATAACAGAAAGACGGCACCGTCATTGAGGAATGGGAAGACAAGGAGCGGTTCTGCCCGAAGGCACACACCCTAGTTCGCTGGCGATGGCAGGGGCATAGGAGGTTCTTCAAGGTCCGGCCGAGGACATGTACGACTGGTTGTAGCGGCAAGTGAGGACACGTTGGGGATACCCGATTCCATGCCGAAGTGACCGCCCCGCCACCATCGGCTAACACCTAGATCTAACTCTAGCGAAGCTTGATGCCGCATCAGAAGGCGTCGAAGATGGCTGGACCACATCAGACCCGCCCTGGCAGAACCAGGAAGTGACCTTATTCTACCCCGTCAGTGACTCCACTACCTAGCTACGGTCGGCCTGACACCTAGGCCTAATCCTAGGCGAAGCTCAGTATCCATTAGAAGGCGGCAAAGAGGGCTAGACCACCCCAGATCTATTCAAACAAAACGAACCGGCCACATACGACACCGAAACTCCACACGTCCTCCACCAACGCCGAGTCGCATCGCTGGAGCAAGGACATGACAGGGAGACCTCGTTCGATGCCGCCATCAGACACTTACACCTAGCCCTAGCCAAGACCAAGGCAACCCTATCCACACGCCCCGACCGCCTCCCCGGCACCGAAAAGCACCCGGCGGTGGAGGGGAAACAGGCAGTGCTGTGAACCGCTGTCATTTTTCAGTTTTATCTGTTTGGGCCCTTGCTCATCTACATGAGCAAACCAGCCTACTAATCTTTTTGCACTTTGTCTACATGTAtgtgcgggtgcgggtgcgggtggGTGGGCATCCATGAGGTTCATGTCAGCTTCAAAGCCCATCCCATGCGCCCAATTCAGCTGCCCCCATTGCCTTTTGCGTTTGTCATCTCCCCTGATTATTCCCCCAATACTTTTGCATGGTGGTCTGCCAACCAGCACACATGGCCATGGGATGCTGGCAGAATAGATAGAGAAATTCAGACTCCCCAGGAAAAAAGGACGAGCGAGCAGCAAACCACCCCCGTATTtccctctcccccctttcccctcGGATACCCACCCCCANNNNNNNNNNNNNNNNNNNNNNNNNNNNNNNNNNNNNNNNNNNNNNNNNNNNNNNNNNNNNNNNNNNNNNNNNNNNNNNNNNNNNNNNNNNNNNNNNNNNNNNNNNNNNNNNNNNNNNNNNNNNNNNNNNNNNNNNNNNNNNNNNNNNNNNNNNNNNNNNNNNNNNNNNNNNNNNNNNNNNNNNNNNNNNNNNNNNNNNNNNNNNNNNNNNNNNNNNNNNNNNNNNNNNNNNNNNNNNNNNNNNNNNNNNNNNNNNNNNNNNNNNNNNNNNNNNNNNNNNNNNNNNNNNNNNNNNNNNNNNNNNNNNNNNNNNNNNNNNNNNNNNNNNNNNNNNNNNNNNNNGCCCGCTCTCCCCCCTCCGCCGCACCACGTCCCCCGCTGCCGGTTCGACTCGATCCGGCCGGCCCCGACCCGCCGGAGATCGAGGAGGGCTCGCCTGAGGCCCAGCAGGCCCCGCGGCGACCGGGGTCCCCGGCAATTCCGCCGCCAAGGAGGTGCGGAGGCGCATCCCCGCGCCCGCCcgcgctccctccctccctccctcccgctCCGCTCCAGGGAAGGGAAAGCGCGCATCTTGGAAGGACGATTTGTCCGTTCGTCGTCGTCCCCCAGCTGGTGCGGTGGGTCGGCTCGCTTGCTCAGCTCACCTCAGCTCACGGGGCCGGATTTGGTCTGGCGGTGCGGGTGCGGTTGGGGTGCGAATTAAAAAAGGGCGAGGAGAGGGGGAGTGGTTAGTTCTTCCCTTGGCCGCTTGCAGCGGGGGCGCTAGCTGCTTCGTTGGCTCGCTCGTGCCATTAAAGGCGTCCCCTTCCTCCCtccgcccccctccctctccccccgtcccCCGGTGGTTGGGTTCTCGGAAGATCTGCGGCGGTTCTTGCCAGGGGTTTGGGCAGATTCGGAGGAAGAAGACGGGGGCCGGCTCTGATTCGCCGTGGTATTTATGTGCCATGAGGAagctcttcttctccgagttgacctcCTGCAAGGAGACCAAGCTCCAGTCCGCCACCCACTCATGGCTGCCCATGGACAAAGGGAAGCTCTCCAAGTTCACTGGCCActccagctcctcctcctcgaTGTAAGCCTTCTTGCCTCCCCACCATCCCTAATTTCCTTGCGGCAAGGCAGTACAAGTGCTCTGTTTGCTGCTGAATTGTGTTATAAGTACCTTGGTTAATTATTAGTCTGGTCTTGGGGCGGTGAACatcaaaattcagattttttttagtGCTGCTAGATGTTTTTTGGTGTGAAGAGCCAGCTGATTCAAGTGTCTTTCCTTGTCTTTGGGATGCAGAGAATCTCTGATGAAAATGCCGGAGCCGCCGGTCCTCCCGCACTTCAAGCCCGCTGACTACGTCGACATACTGGCCCAGATTCACGAGGAGCTGGAGTACTGCCCTCCCGATGAGAAGTCGTGCCTGTACCTGCTCCAGTTCCAGGTTTTCCGCGGGCTGGGTGAGGCCAAGCTGTCGCGAAGGAGCCTCCAGGCTGCCTGGGAGAAGGCGAGCACGATACACGAGAAGCTCATATTTGGGGCATGGCTCAAGTACGAGAAGAGAGGAGAGGAGCCGATATTGGACCTTCTTGGCTCGTGCGGCAAGTGCTCTCAAGAGTTCAAGCTGCTGGATTTCGTCTCGCAGATCTCCGCCGAGTCGCATGGGATAAGCTATGACGATGAATCTGATGAGTTCCAGGGCTCCCCTGTGGTTCATTTCCGGATAAGGGATGACATGATTGCATGCGATAGGCGGAAGCTGGCGGCCTTGTCAACTCCACTGTATGCGATGCTTAACGGTGGGTTTAAGGAGTCGCATCTTGAAGTCATTGACATGTCTCGGAATGGCATCTCGCCTATTGGTATGCGGGCCATCAGTAAATTCAGCCTATCAGGAAGACTACCGTATTTGTCAGCAGAATCTATTTTGGAGATGCTTGATTTTGCTAACAAATTCTGCTGCAAGGGCCTCAAGGATGCTTGCGAGCAAAAACTTGCTTCTTTTGTTTCTTCCAGGCAAGATGCCATAGATTACATGGAGTGTGCTATTGAGCTGGGCTGTTCCATACTTGCCGCGTCATGCTTGCAGGTGCTCCTgaatgagcttccagaatgcttgaATGATGAGCAAGTGGTTAGGATATTCTCCTCCGCGAATAAGCAGCAGAGATCCACTATGGCTGGCAATGCATCTTTCTCCCTATATTGCCTTCTTGGTGAAGTCTCCATGAGCATCAGTGCAACATCAGATGTCACTGTAAGCTTCTTGGAGAAGCTGGTTGACTCAGCATCAGATTCTAGACAGAAGCAGTTGGCCTTGCATCAATTGGCTTGCGTGAGGCTGCTAAGGAAAGATCATGCTGAGGCTGAGCGCCTGTTCAATGCCGCCTTTACCGCTGGTCATGTCTACTCGGTAGTGGGCTTGGCTAGATTGGCCTCTCTGAGGAGTAATAAACATTATTCTCTCAACTTGCTTGACTCTGTCATGTCATCTCGGTGGCCTCTTGGGTGGATGTATCAAGAGAGAGCCCTATATCTGGACGGTGACAGCAAGTTGGAGAATCTCAATAAGGCTACTGAACTGGATCCTACCCTTACATACCCCTATATGTTTCGAGCTGCATCATTGATGAAAAGGCAAAGTGTTGAAGCTGCCCTGATGGAGATTAACCGGATCCTGGGGTTCAAGCTGGTCCTGGAATGCTTAGAGCTAAGGTTCTGTTGCTACCTTGCTCTAGAGGACTACAGAGCTGCCTTATGCGATGTACAGGCAATCCTCACGCTTGCTCCAGATTATCGTATGATTGGTGGTCGGGTGGCTGCGAAGCAGCTGCGTACGCTTGTAATGGAGAATGTAGAGCAATGGACGACTGCTGATTGCTGGATGCAGCTTTATGATCGGTGGTCCTCTGTGGATGATATTGGATCCCTCTCGGTCATATATCAAATGCTGGAGTCAGATGCTGCTAAGGGAGTACTGTACTTCAGACAATCTTTGCTGCTTCTCAGGTAACTTAATTAATTTATGTTATTGCACAGAATAATTAATATCTGGCATAATGCAGTTTGTTAGTCTATCAATTATTGGCATTGTAGATGCTACATCACATGGTTTGCATGCCTGGCATGTCTTGGAATGCTAATTCAATAGATGGCTGATCACAGATCAGCATAGTTGCACATGCTTCCTCCATGATCTAATTCTTTGGCAGTATATGTTAGGACTAATGCAATTGTCTTTGTTCTTTTTCCAGATTAAATTGTCCCGAGGCTGCAATGCGCAGCTTGCAGCTTGCTCGTGAGCATGCGGCAAGCCAACATGAACGACTTGTTTACGAAGGATGGATACTGTATGATACTGGCCACTGCGAGGAAGGATTACAGAAAGCGGAAGCATCGATTGCCATACAGAGATCATTTGAGGCCTTCTTTCTAAAAGCTTATGCTTTAGCTGATTCGAGTCTTGAGGCGTCAACCTCAGCAACAGTCGTATCGCTTCTTGAAGATGCATTACGGTGTCCCTCAGATAGACTTAGGAAGGGCCAGGTAAGACTTTCCTACACCTCTTTCTCAGATCTGCCTGGATAAACATTCCATGCATGATAAGGATTTGCTGCCTTGTTTCTCCTGTGACATATTGCTATATAGAGATCCACAGATCTTATACCGTAAATACTTATGTAGCAAAGGAGGGTTTTATCCCAGGCTCGCAAATTACGGAGTGGAACTTTGTTGACTTTTCTACCTATTCCTTTTGTGTAGTATATGCATGTGCATTTCCTCATTTGTTAAATGTATAGGTGACTCTTTATGATTCAGATCAGGTGTTGCTATACATAGCCCTTGTTAGGATGTCATATTCGTTGTTGCATTGAGTAATGGGAATGGTGCACTTACCATTAAAAAATGGCTGTCCTGGTGCTCCTAACATGGCAACTCATTAACTGGTCTATTGAGGGTACTCCAAGAGTGATTTGATTTCTTGTCAAATGGATATCTTCTTGTCTAAGTTAGAGCATGCCATACCATCCAGGGTATAGAATGCCATTTTTCCCATATGGAGTGGGTTGTTGGCTTCAGTAGCtgctcagatgaatttcatcatgtTTGCAATCATCTTAGCTACCTGCCTTTGTTCTTTGCTACATGAATTAAGCTACTTAATTGAAAACTTTTTCTTTAGCACAGCTAGATCCAAGTTCGTATATAGATGATTCTGTAACTTTCTAGGCTGAAATGTCCAGACAAGAAGCATCTAACACATATGTTTGTTTCACATCTTACAGGCTTTGAATAACCTTGGGAGTGTTTATGTGGATTGCGGGAATCTGGACTTGGCAGCTGAATGCTACATTAACGCTTTAAAGATTGGCCACACGAGAGCTCATCAAGGCCTTGCCAGGGTTCATTTCCTTAGGAATAACAGGACCGGTGCATTCGAGGAAATGACCAAGCTGATAGAGAAGGCCAGGAGCAATGCATCAGCGTACGAGAAGAGGTCTGAGTATTGTGACCGGGATCTAACTAAAGCTGATCTGCAGATGGTCACCAAACTTGACCCCCTCCGGGTCTACCCCTACAGATACCGTGCTGCTGGTAAGCGCTTGTACCTGCCTAGCATATCTAGTTTTAGATCACCAGTATCAAAGAAGGTTGAAACTTTGAATATAAAATTCTGGTCAAAGTAGTTCAATTTGTTATTGGTTGTAGCTCATCTGCGCCCAACTCCCAGAGAGGGTTTGTTGGTACTTTAACAAACCAACTACCCAGTTCCTAACATGGGCTAGTGATAAGTCAATGTTGTTTGCCATATTCTATGCTCAACCTGATCAGTTGGTGCAACAACCATATATTTCATTTAGTTCCTGAATTAGCTCATCTGTTTAAAGTTCTCATGCCCCCTTTATGCTGATGTGAACTCCTGTATGATCTGGTCCTCAGTTCTGATGGACAACCACAAGGAGAAAGATGCCATCTCAGAGCTGACTAAGGCAATTGCCTTTAAGGCGGACCTGAACCTGCTCCATCTGCGTGCGGCCTTCCACGAGCACGTGGGTGACATCTCAGGCGCCCTCCGGGACTGCCGCGCAGCACTTTCCGTGGACCCCAACCACCAGGAAATGCTCGAGCTTCATCATCGGGTGAACAGCCAAGAACCCTGAGCCCGTTGTTGTACATACAGGAGGGGCTCCCATAGCGAAAACCCATACCAGTGTATGTTCTGTACCATACACAGCAAGCAGTAATTTTTAGTT
This window harbors:
- the LOC119357121 gene encoding ETO1-like protein 1; amino-acid sequence: MRKLFFSELTSCKETKLQSATHSWLPMDKGKLSKFTGHSSSSSSIESLMKMPEPPVLPHFKPADYVDILAQIHEELEYCPPDEKSCLYLLQFQVFRGLGEAKLSRRSLQAAWEKASTIHEKLIFGAWLKYEKRGEEPILDLLGSCGKCSQEFKLLDFVSQISAESHGISYDDESDEFQGSPVVHFRIRDDMIACDRRKLAALSTPLYAMLNGGFKESHLEVIDMSRNGISPIGMRAISKFSLSGRLPYLSAESILEMLDFANKFCCKGLKDACEQKLASFVSSRQDAIDYMECAIELGCSILAASCLQVLLNELPECLNDEQVVRIFSSANKQQRSTMAGNASFSLYCLLGEVSMSISATSDVTVSFLEKLVDSASDSRQKQLALHQLACVRLLRKDHAEAERLFNAAFTAGHVYSVVGLARLASLRSNKHYSLNLLDSVMSSRWPLGWMYQERALYLDGDSKLENLNKATELDPTLTYPYMFRAASLMKRQSVEAALMEINRILGFKLVLECLELRFCCYLALEDYRAALCDVQAILTLAPDYRMIGGRVAAKQLRTLVMENVEQWTTADCWMQLYDRWSSVDDIGSLSVIYQMLESDAAKGVLYFRQSLLLLRLNCPEAAMRSLQLAREHAASQHERLVYEGWILYDTGHCEEGLQKAEASIAIQRSFEAFFLKAYALADSSLEASTSATVVSLLEDALRCPSDRLRKGQALNNLGSVYVDCGNLDLAAECYINALKIGHTRAHQGLARVHFLRNNRTGAFEEMTKLIEKARSNASAYEKRSEYCDRDLTKADLQMVTKLDPLRVYPYRYRAAVLMDNHKEKDAISELTKAIAFKADLNLLHLRAAFHEHVGDISGALRDCRAALSVDPNHQEMLELHHRVNSQEP